Sequence from the Cyanobacterium sp. T60_A2020_053 genome:
ATAAACTACTGTATTTATCAGGACGAAGAGTAAAGGTCATTTTTCCAGCCTCCTTTATCATATTCAGCATGAGTCAAAATATATTTGATGTAGATTGTTTGAC
This genomic interval carries:
- a CDS encoding type II toxin-antitoxin system HigB family toxin; amino-acid sequence: MRFYYSCVVYLNPTDVIYARQTIYIKYILTHAEYDKGGWKNDLYSSS